The sequence below is a genomic window from Petroclostridium xylanilyticum.
GCAGCAGTGCTTCGGTTGGTATTCTTCAGGCAGTAGCTTCTACCGGACTGGTAACTTTTTCATCGGCAGTACCTATTATTTTAGGACAGAATATTGGGACATGCGTTACAGCATTATTGTCCAGTATTGGAGCAAATAAGAATGCCAAAAAAGCAGCGATGATTCACCTGTTTTTCAATATTATCGGCACAATTATATTTTTAATTGGAATTTATGCATATCAAAGCATTATAGGTTTTTCTTTTTGGAATCATTCTATTAATCGTGGAGTTATCGCAGATTTCCATACCTTATTTAATATTATCAATACCCTATTGCTTCTTCCGTTTTCTGGAATATTGGTTAAGCTAGCCCATCTTACAGTAAGGGGTAAAGAAGAAGCTAAAACACAGCAATACCTGGATGAAAGATTTCTTACTACTCCATCGGTAGCTGTATCTCAAACAGTAAAAGAAGTAACACGTATGGGGAAAGTAGCACAACAAAATGTTTTATTAAGCATGGATTCCATTCTTAATAAAAGTACAAGTTCTATAGGAACAATAGAAGAAAATGAGAATATTATTGATGAAATGGAATCAAATATTACACAATACCTTATAAAGATAGCGGACGAGCCTTTAAGTAAAGAAGAAAATAAAGTTGTATCCGGATTGTTTCATGTTATTACCGATATAGAAAGAATTGGGGACCATGCTACTAACCTGGCTGAAATTACTTCTTATATTGTTCAGGAAGAAATTGAATTTTCTGATCTTGCAAAACATGAACTAACGGTAATTACTGATGCAGTTAAAGAAATTATGGATTTAGCTATAAAAGCTTATGAAAATCAGGATATAGAACTGGCGAAGAAGATTCAGCCATGTGAAGATATCATCGATTTGCTTAAAGAGACACTGCGGATTAGACATATTGACCGATTGGCGCAGCAAAAATGTAATCTTAAAGCTGGTGTAATATTCCTGGATATCGTAAATAACCTGGAACGAATTGCCGACCATTGTT
It includes:
- a CDS encoding Na/Pi cotransporter family protein; this encodes MSITDFLTLFGGLGLFLYGMKIMGDGLEQAAGEKMQKIIEAMTSNIFKGVLVGTLVTGLIQSSSATTVMVVGFVNAGVMKLTQAVGVIMGANIGTTVTAQIIRLGDISANAWYFILLKPKTLAPLAIAVGVALVMFSKKKKLNNIGTILAGFGILFIGMGTMESAVHSLRDLPQFKQAFTAFRNPIVGVLVGAGVTAIIQSSSASVGILQAVASTGLVTFSSAVPIILGQNIGTCVTALLSSIGANKNAKKAAMIHLFFNIIGTIIFLIGIYAYQSIIGFSFWNHSINRGVIADFHTLFNIINTLLLLPFSGILVKLAHLTVRGKEEAKTQQYLDERFLTTPSVAVSQTVKEVTRMGKVAQQNVLLSMDSILNKSTSSIGTIEENENIIDEMESNITQYLIKIADEPLSKEENKVVSGLFHVITDIERIGDHATNLAEITSYIVQEEIEFSDLAKHELTVITDAVKEIMDLAIKAYENQDIELAKKIQPCEDIIDLLKETLRIRHIDRLAQQKCNLKAGVIFLDIVNNLERIADHCSNIGISVEQLRSPEADFDPHQYLKHVHQNKTKEYQQMYAEYEKKYSIDMA